A DNA window from Melanotaenia boesemani isolate fMelBoe1 chromosome 6, fMelBoe1.pri, whole genome shotgun sequence contains the following coding sequences:
- the LOC121641283 gene encoding uncharacterized protein LOC121641283 isoform X2 — MASSVLAACSDIMLSAAALYSSYKLFKDHRGPSVGLFVLGISAMLSIFHPFSLYFTTFQKEAQWAGEVLAPALVSFEFLWLSQDHNTAQILLCGSCLLLGLSDWLSADTLAIMTRCLGLSSLSCCLTVCLFAGL, encoded by the exons ATGGCGTCCAGTGTTCTGGCAGCTTGTTCTGACATCATGTTGTCCGCCGCAGCGCTGTACTCTTCGTATAAACTATTTAAG GATCACAGGGGGCCCTCGGTTGGCCTCTTCGTACTTGGTATCTCTGCAATGCTTAGCATCTTCCATCCCTTCAGCTTATACTTCACCACCTTCCAAAAAGAAGCACAGTGGGCTGGGGAGGTTCTGGCTCCAGCACTGGTCTCCTTTGAATTCCTGTGGCTCAGTCAAGATCACAACACAGCACAGATTCTCCTGTGTGGCTCCTGTCTGCTGCTCGGACTCTCAGACTGGCTCTCAGCGGATACTCTTGCAATCATGACTCGCTGCCTGGGTCTGTCATCTCTGTCCTGCTGCCTGACCGTGTGCCTGTTTGCTG GACTTTGA
- the LOC121641283 gene encoding uncharacterized protein LOC121641283 isoform X1: MASSVLAACSDIMLSAAALYSSYKLFKDHRGPSVGLFVLGISAMLSIFHPFSLYFTTFQKEAQWAGEVLAPALVSFEFLWLSQDHNTAQILLCGSCLLLGLSDWLSADTLAIMTRCLGLSSLSCCLTVCLFAGNALGSLGSVALSLPLLVTQRVGTNAFAPLISPAATQGLMKWLLKGSLLIGCWASTRALSRFLLDVTDRCSINL; the protein is encoded by the exons ATGGCGTCCAGTGTTCTGGCAGCTTGTTCTGACATCATGTTGTCCGCCGCAGCGCTGTACTCTTCGTATAAACTATTTAAG GATCACAGGGGGCCCTCGGTTGGCCTCTTCGTACTTGGTATCTCTGCAATGCTTAGCATCTTCCATCCCTTCAGCTTATACTTCACCACCTTCCAAAAAGAAGCACAGTGGGCTGGGGAGGTTCTGGCTCCAGCACTGGTCTCCTTTGAATTCCTGTGGCTCAGTCAAGATCACAACACAGCACAGATTCTCCTGTGTGGCTCCTGTCTGCTGCTCGGACTCTCAGACTGGCTCTCAGCGGATACTCTTGCAATCATGACTCGCTGCCTGGGTCTGTCATCTCTGTCCTGCTGCCTGACCGTGTGCCTGTTTGCTGGTAATGCTTTAGGGTCCTTGGGCAGTGTGGCCCTTAGCCTTCCTTTACTTGTGACACAGAGAGTTGGAACTAATGCATTTGCTCCTCTTATTTCTCCAGCCGCTACACAAGGACTGATGAAGTGGCTTTTAAAGGGGTCATTGTTGATAGGTTGTTGGGCCTCAACTCGAGCTCTCAGCAGGTTTCTGTTGGATGTGACTGACCGGTGTAGCATAAATCTTTAA